The Acholeplasma laidlawii PG-8A DNA window TGGTACAGAGTCCATGGACTGGTGTGGTATTTTAATGCGTATGTATGAACGCTTTGCTGGCTATAAAGGTTATAAGGTAGAAATACTAAACTACTTAGCGGGTGAAGAAGCAGGTGTTAAATCTGTTACATTACGTATTTCTGGTCCATATGCTTATGGTAATTTAAAGTCTGAACGTGGTGTTCACAGATTAGTTCGTATCTCACCATTTGACTCCAATAAAAGAAGACATACTTCCTTTGTTTCATGTGATGTAGCACCTGAAATTGATGAAACAAGTGAAGTTGAATTAAAAGATGATGATATTCGTATGGATACATTCCAATCCTCTGGTGCAGGTGGTCAGTCGGTTAACACAACTTACTCTGCTGTAAGATTAACACATATACCAACTGGTATTGTTGTTAATATTCAAAATGAACGTAGTCAGATTAAGAATAAAGAAGCAGCAATGCAAATTTTAAAATCTAAACTGATACAAAAAGAACTAGAAGAAAAACAAGCGAAGTTAAATGCCCTTAAGGGTGAAAAATCAGATATTGGTTGGGGTAGTCAAATTAGATCTTATGTATTCCAACCTTATCAAATGGTCAAAGACCACAGAACTAATTATGAAGTTGGTAATATTCAGTCTGTCATGGATGGAGATATTGACGGTTTCATTAATGCTTATTTAAAGAGTAAAGCCTATGAATAAAGAAATGATTAAATCATATGCACTCATTACTCTAGGCGTATTTTTACTACATTTAGCATTTTACTTTTTTATGCAACCAATGGGTTTAATCACAGGTGGTATGATGGGACTTAGTTTAATGCTTGAACCATTAATTCCATTTTCTACAGGTATTACCTATCTCATGTTAAATATTGTAGCACTTACAATTGGCGGTATTTTATTTGGTAAAGATTTCTTTTTAAAGACTGTATTTGCAAGTATTTTGTCACCTGTTTTAGTGACATTATTTGAAGTTTTAAAGATAGAAGATACACTTATACTAAATCAAATTGATCTACACTATCAACTCTTAGTAGCTAGTATTGCTAGTGGGGTATTAGCTGGTGTGGGTATTGGTCTAGTCTTAAGATATAATGCAACCACAGGTGGTATGGATATCTTTCAAAAGATTATCAATAAATATTTAAAAGTACCATTTTCAGTTGCAGTTTATCTAACCGATGGTTTAATTATTTTACTTGGTGCATTTATAAGTCTACAAAATGGGTTATTTGCTATTTTAGCTATGTTATTAACAGCATATATGTTAGAAAAAACAGCGATATTTGGAAGAAACGCCTTTGCACTGATGATTATTACCAAAAAACATGATGAGATTAAAGAAGCAATTTATGAACGTATAGACAGAGGTGTAACAAGATTAAAAGCTATTGGTGGCTACTCTGGTATTGAAAAAGAATTAGTACTTACTACGATGAATCGCCAACAACTCTATATTGCTAAAGAGTTTATTACACAAATAGATCCAAACGCATTTACACTCATTATCTCAACAAAAGAAGTATTAGGTGAAGGTTTTCACCGTGACGATCTCACATGATAGTCAAAGAGGTTAGAAAACTTAAAACCAATTACCAAGTTGAATTTCAAAATGGTTATAAGTTAACAATTGATGAAGATACGTTAGTCCAATATAGATTAAGACCAGGTATTGAAGTAGAATCTGTTGAAGTCTTACAAAAAGCAATGGAAAAACATAAACTACTCAATAAGGCGATTAAATTTGCTTCCTATGGTAAGTCTGAAAATCAAGTGATTAAGTACCTAAATGAACAAGGTATGCATAATACGTATGATGCCATTATGACCCTTAAAAAAATGCGTATCATTGATGACTATAAAATGATTCGAGGACTTCAAAATAAGGGGTACTCTTATCTACAGTTAGAAGAAAAGTTAAAGTTTTATCAATTTGAACAAAAAGACATCGACTACGCCTTAGAAAATTATAATGAAAGAATTCCTTTATATAAACAGTTTAAGTTAGCACTTAAAAAGTATGAAAAGGAAACAGATTATAAAAAGAAACAACAAAAAATCTATCGTTATTTAATGTCTAAAGGCTTTAATGAAGATAGTGTGATGTCAGTTATGAATATCAGCTAAAAAAATGAGCACATTTAATATGTGCTCATTTATATTTTATAGATTAAAGTATTGTTCTAAGAAGTGGCCAACACCGGCATTATCATTGTCTATATCTAGGATTTTATCTGCAACAGCTTTTAACTCTGCTGTACCATTTGGCATTGCAAGACCAAGAGCTACACCTTGAATCATTTCAATATCATTTAGACCATCACCAAATGCTATAGTGTTTTTCTTATCAATTCCAAAATGATCTGCTACCCATAGAATAGCTGATAATTTAGATGAACCAGTCTTGTAGATTTCATACACTGCATGTTTAGAATCACTACCCCATAATCTAAAACCGACTTCATCCTTTAAATCATTATTTATATAAGATTCAAAGTTTTGCATAAATGCATTTTCAACTAAGTAAATCATACCGGTTGGTGTATGTTGTAGTTGGTCAAATTCTGCGTGGATAATTTTAGCATTTTGACTCCCCATAAATATATTATGTAATCTATCTAAATATTTGTAAGCATAGATATGATCACCATAAGAATAAAATGCAGATACAAGATGTTCTTTAGTATATAAAAATAATTTATGTGCAACTTCAACTGTTATACCATCGGTTACAATTTGAAATTTAGGATTTTTAGGTTCTCTAATGTTACCACCATTATCAGTTATTACAGGTGTTGATAAATCAAGTTCGTTGTAGATATCAATAGTTGCATGAAATGGTCTACCTGTTGCAAGTACTACCATATGACCTTTGTCTAAGAGTTTATGTATCATTTCTTTATTCTTTAAAGGTATTTTTGAATCATTATTTAATAACGTGCCGTCTAAATCTATAGCAATTAAGTGTCTTTCCATTATGAAACCTCCATCATTTGTTAAAGTCCATTATCGCATATAATAATGCTTCTTACAAGTTTATAAGCCCAATTATGGCATAAATATAGTATAATTTATGTAAAGGATGGTATAAATAACTTATGATATGGGACTTGGGTTTTATTGAACTAAATATTGGCTGGCTCATTACCTTTTTTTCAGGGGTTTTATTTGGCGTTATTTTACTATCTTTATGGTATCTTGTAGCAGTCATTGCCTCATTAAATAAAGGTTTAAGAGGTGCTAAAGTGCAGGAAGAAGACATTGATGAAAAAGAGATTCAATGGCTTATTGAAGATGCACATAAAACATTTAAAGATAAAAAATTAAGAACTGAAGCGGGTTATG harbors:
- a CDS encoding RecX family transcriptional regulator, producing MIVKEVRKLKTNYQVEFQNGYKLTIDEDTLVQYRLRPGIEVESVEVLQKAMEKHKLLNKAIKFASYGKSENQVIKYLNEQGMHNTYDAIMTLKKMRIIDDYKMIRGLQNKGYSYLQLEEKLKFYQFEQKDIDYALENYNERIPLYKQFKLALKKYEKETDYKKKQQKIYRYLMSKGFNEDSVMSVMNIS
- a CDS encoding HAD family hydrolase, producing the protein MERHLIAIDLDGTLLNNDSKIPLKNKEMIHKLLDKGHMVVLATGRPFHATIDIYNELDLSTPVITDNGGNIREPKNPKFQIVTDGITVEVAHKLFLYTKEHLVSAFYSYGDHIYAYKYLDRLHNIFMGSQNAKIIHAEFDQLQHTPTGMIYLVENAFMQNFESYINNDLKDEVGFRLWGSDSKHAVYEIYKTGSSKLSAILWVADHFGIDKKNTIAFGDGLNDIEMIQGVALGLAMPNGTAELKAVADKILDIDNDNAGVGHFLEQYFNL
- the prfB gene encoding peptide chain release factor 2; the protein is MEKYEVNKTLELFETKIKDLENALDLDAINNRLKEIEPIMANPNFWNDSNQAKKISQELNQLTEKKQTITSIQNQYEDALMWLEEAKEGTESWDILEAEIDSLQKKISEFEIEVLLNGEYDHNNAILELHPGAGGTESMDWCGILMRMYERFAGYKGYKVEILNYLAGEEAGVKSVTLRISGPYAYGNLKSERGVHRLVRISPFDSNKRRHTSFVSCDVAPEIDETSEVELKDDDIRMDTFQSSGAGGQSVNTTYSAVRLTHIPTGIVVNIQNERSQIKNKEAAMQILKSKLIQKELEEKQAKLNALKGEKSDIGWGSQIRSYVFQPYQMVKDHRTNYEVGNIQSVMDGDIDGFINAYLKSKAYE
- a CDS encoding YitT family protein, which gives rise to MNKEMIKSYALITLGVFLLHLAFYFFMQPMGLITGGMMGLSLMLEPLIPFSTGITYLMLNIVALTIGGILFGKDFFLKTVFASILSPVLVTLFEVLKIEDTLILNQIDLHYQLLVASIASGVLAGVGIGLVLRYNATTGGMDIFQKIINKYLKVPFSVAVYLTDGLIILLGAFISLQNGLFAILAMLLTAYMLEKTAIFGRNAFALMIITKKHDEIKEAIYERIDRGVTRLKAIGGYSGIEKELVLTTMNRQQLYIAKEFITQIDPNAFTLIISTKEVLGEGFHRDDLT